DNA from Candidatus Baltobacteraceae bacterium:
AAACGAGCTCAGCACGCGTTCGAATTGCAGGTCGCTCATGTCGTGAAAGAACGGTAGGCCGAAGACGCGCGAGCCGAGCGAATCGGTGACCGGCAGTTCGTCGCGCCCGAATGGCCGGTAGGCGCGCTGGTGATGAACGCCGCTCTGCCACCAGCGCCGCGTTGCGATGCCGAGCCGTTCCAGGCGCTCGATGGTGCCGGGCGCGTCGTCGACGGCGACGTTGCAATAACACGACACCCATCCGCCGGCATACCCCGGCACCGTAGCGATGCCGGAGCGCTGCGCAAGCGCCGCTGCATAGCGTTCGGTGAGGGCGGCGAGCGCCGCACGGCGAGTTTGCCAGCCATCGAGCGCGGCGAGCCCGACTGCCGCATGATACTCACTGAGTTTGCCGTTGTAGCCGAGAATCTGCCCTTCCGGCGAATCCCATACGCCGAAGTTGCAAATGCGGTGAAAGCGACTCATCGTCCGGTCGTCGAGCGAGATCACGACCCCGCCTTCGCCGGTGCCGAAGACTTTCGTCGCGTGAAGACTGATCATGATCGGCGATTTGCCCGGCCGCGCTTGCGCTACGGACGTTACGGTGTCGAAGGAAGCTGCGCAGTCGATGATGACCGGGATGCCGGTGCGAGCCGTAAACGCATCCCAGGCTTGCGTGTCGACGGGAGCGCCGAACGCCGAAACGGCCATGACCGCGCCCACGCCTTCTAGATCGCCGCGCCGTTCGATCTCGAGCGGATCGAGCATCCACGTCGACGGTGAGACATCGACGAAGTACGGCGTGAGATTCGCCGCCCAGATCGCGGCGGCCGAAGCTACGAACGTCCAAGACGGCACGAGGCAGCGAGATCCGATCGGGGCGCCGACTGCCAGCAAGGCAGCACTGAGTGCAACTGTCCCGTTGGCGACCAATGACAGTTGCTCGGGCTGCACGCCGAAGTGAGTAGCGAGTCTGCGTTCGAGTTCCCGTAAGAGCGGCCCGTGATTGGAGTAATAGCGGGCGGCGTCGATGCGCTCGAGGTATGGGCTTAGCTGCGCAACGTCGGGCAGCTGCGGCCTCATGACGGGGATCGCCTCAGCTTGCCTCGCGTGTACCATCTCTACGGTCATCGGCCTCCGCGAACGCCCTTTTTACGCTCCACGGGGTAGGAAACGGACCCGGCCGAGCCGATAATAGGCGGGATGCCCACGGCTACCGATTCCGATCTCGACGCGCTCGAGTCGCGTACGATATTCATTCTGCGCGAGGCGTTCTCGTGCGTTTCGCCTATTTGCATGCTCTGGTCGATCGGCAAAGACTCCACGTCGCTGCTCTGGATGGTGCGCAAGGCTTTCCTCGGCGACGTGCCCTTTCCGGTCGTGCTGCTCGATACGGGCATGGAGTTTCCGGAGGTCTACGCCTTCCGCGATCAGCTGGTGCGCGATTGGAATCTCCCGGTCCACAACGAGGCTTGCCCGCCCGAAAGCACCGTCGATCAGACGCTGCCCCCGGCCGCTCGCCACGCCGCCCGCAAAACCGCGGGGCTGCGCGCCCTGATCGCACGCGAGAACTATCGCGGCATCATTTTGGGTATCCGGCGCGACGAGCAAGCCATTCGCGCGAAAGAGCGCGTTTTTAGCCCGCGCAACGCCGACGGCTCGTGGGATCCGCGATCGCAGCCGCCCGAGTTGTGGGATTACTTCCCCTACGA
Protein-coding regions in this window:
- a CDS encoding DegT/DnrJ/EryC1/StrS family aminotransferase; this translates as MRPQLPDVAQLSPYLERIDAARYYSNHGPLLRELERRLATHFGVQPEQLSLVANGTVALSAALLAVGAPIGSRCLVPSWTFVASAAAIWAANLTPYFVDVSPSTWMLDPLEIERRGDLEGVGAVMAVSAFGAPVDTQAWDAFTARTGIPVIIDCAASFDTVTSVAQARPGKSPIMISLHATKVFGTGEGGVVISLDDRTMSRFHRICNFGVWDSPEGQILGYNGKLSEYHAAVGLAALDGWQTRRAALAALTERYAAALAQRSGIATVPGYAGGWVSCYCNVAVDDAPGTIERLERLGIATRRWWQSGVHHQRAYRPFGRDELPVTDSLGSRVFGLPFFHDMSDLQFERVLSSFDEARGGLRAAML
- the cysD gene encoding sulfate adenylyltransferase subunit CysD; the encoded protein is MPTATDSDLDALESRTIFILREAFSCVSPICMLWSIGKDSTSLLWMVRKAFLGDVPFPVVLLDTGMEFPEVYAFRDQLVRDWNLPVHNEACPPESTVDQTLPPAARHAARKTAGLRALIARENYRGIILGIRRDEQAIRAKERVFSPRNADGSWDPRSQPPELWDYFPYEVPDGAHVRIHPLLHWTELDIWRYTQRENIPYVPLYLAKDGMRYRSLGESNITVPIASTAETLDQVIAELEQTREPERAGRTMDTESEDAFERLRTTGYM